In the genome of bacterium, the window CCCCCGCACAAGACTGGAACGGGGTGTTCACAGCCTCATCGAAATGACCTGAAGGTGCGGGTCAACGGACACGCAGCTTCTCGAGCAAAACACCCTCTCCAGTTGGGGAACCTGTTGGCCGATGCGGTTCGCATGCGCCGCATGAATTCGTACCGAGCCCGATTTCACCAAGCGCGATTCCTCTGGCTGTTGGCGACGACCCTGCTGGTGGCGTCGGCCGCCGGGGGCCAGGTCCTCCAACCGGAGCGCGAGCAGGAGGCCGCGCAGCAGGGAATTCGCAGCAGCCGAGAGGCTCAGGCCACAGCGGCCGAAGCCGCGGAGCTTCCGGCGACGCGCTCGGACATCACCTACGCCGACGTGCTTGCAAACCCGGACGACCCCGAGCTCAACATCCGCTGGGCAGATGCCCAGGTGGCGCGGGGAGATCTGAAGGGAGCCGCTGCGACCCTGGAGCGAATCCTGCTCCTTCAACCAGAGCTGGCAAACGTCCGGCTCTACCACGCGATCGTGTTGTTCCGGCTCGACGATCTCGATGGCGCTGAATCCGAGCTCGAGCGGGTTCGCCAGGCGGAACTGACCGCGGAGCTTGCGGCGAGCGCGATCGACTACAGCCGTCGCATCGAACGGCGAAGGCGCCGAACCCGAGGCAGCTTCTCCGTCACCGGCGGGGCCCAATACGACAGCAATCGGAACTCGGCACCTCACTCCGACACCCTGCTCGTGCGCGATTTCCGCTTCCAGCTCGGTGATGGCCTCACCGAGGACGACGACTACAGCTACCTGACGATCGCCGAACTCGTCATGGAACGAGACGTAGGCGATCAGGAACAGCACACGCTCTTCGGAGCGCTCAGCTTCTACAACGCAGAGCAGGAAAAACTGGAACGCTTCGACGTGCGCTCCGGTACGGGACAAGCGGGCCTTCGGTTGCGCACGCCGGAGACGGATTGGACGATGCGGCTGATCGCGGGCCTGGTGGATCTCTCAGCCGAGAAATTCGTGCGCAGCATCGCAGGAGAAGTTCGCGCCGAGCGGCGACTCTCTTCCCGCTTCCGGGCTGGGGGGCTCGTGCGTCTGGAATCATTCGACTACGACGGCATCCCGGATTCGCCGCGGGCCTACGAACGCACTGGCCTCGAAACGACCCTCGGCGGCGATCTCCAGTGGATCCACTCCCCGAGCCATCGCACCCGGTTGGCCTTGGGATTTCGCAACCGTTCGGCCCAGCGTCGTTTCTACTCGTATTGGGGCCCCATGCTGGGCTTCCAGCACACCTGGCTCCCCGGTGGCGGGCAGTTCGTACTGGCCAGCACCTCCCTGGATTGGAACCGCTACAAGGACGCCCAATCGTTCATCTCGACGAAGATCCGACGTGAAGCCATCATCCGCTCGCGCGTGATGTATGGGGCGCCGCTCTCGTTCCTCTCGGGCGGCCTGATCAGGGGCGACCTGGCGGAGCTCGTACTCTCGTTGACCGGCGAGTACCTCTGGAGTTCTTCGAATCTGCCGAATTTCACCTATGACAACCTGAAACTGGGTTTCCTGGTCTCCAAGCGTTGGGAGTTCTGATGCTGCGGAATCTCTCACCTGGCGGCCTTGTCGCTCTCTGCCGCGTGTTCGCATTGCTGTTGCTCGCGGCTCCGGCCGCATCCTTCCAAGCCGGTGTTGCGGCAGCTGTTCGCGGTGCGGTTCAGGTCGACCGG includes:
- a CDS encoding tetratricopeptide repeat protein, which gives rise to MGNLLADAVRMRRMNSYRARFHQARFLWLLATTLLVASAAGGQVLQPEREQEAAQQGIRSSREAQATAAEAAELPATRSDITYADVLANPDDPELNIRWADAQVARGDLKGAAATLERILLLQPELANVRLYHAIVLFRLDDLDGAESELERVRQAELTAELAASAIDYSRRIERRRRRTRGSFSVTGGAQYDSNRNSAPHSDTLLVRDFRFQLGDGLTEDDDYSYLTIAELVMERDVGDQEQHTLFGALSFYNAEQEKLERFDVRSGTGQAGLRLRTPETDWTMRLIAGLVDLSAEKFVRSIAGEVRAERRLSSRFRAGGLVRLESFDYDGIPDSPRAYERTGLETTLGGDLQWIHSPSHRTRLALGFRNRSAQRRFYSYWGPMLGFQHTWLPGGGQFVLASTSLDWNRYKDAQSFISTKIRREAIIRSRVMYGAPLSFLSGGLIRGDLAELVLSLTGEYLWSSSNLPNFTYDNLKLGFLVSKRWEF